In the genome of Pseudarthrobacter sp. IC2-21, one region contains:
- a CDS encoding acetolactate synthase large subunit, with protein MSKGSPISPSLMATKSAGAPKAPERADKTADHAAVVTDLAAVSPVLGPNNVVPPTVMTGSEAIVRSLEELGVDDIFGLPGGAILPTYDPLMASSMNHVLVRHEQGAGHAAEGYAMVTGRVGVCIATSGPGATNLVTAIMDAHMDSVPLVAITGQVSSGVIGTDAFQEADIVGITMPITKHSFLVTDPNDIPHVMAEAFHLASTGRPGPVLVDVAKDAQQGQMTFSWPPKIDLPGYRPVIRGHNKQVREAAKLIAAASKPVLYVGGGVVKAHASAELRALAELTGAPVVTTLMARGVFPDSHPQHVGMPGMHGAVSAVTALQQSDLLITLGARFDDRVTGVLKTFAPHAKVIHADIDPAEISKNRAADVPIVGSVKEIIPELTEALRSQFEAAGTPDLTTWWAFLNNLKETYPLGWTEPDDGLTAPQRVIERIGALTGPEGIYVAGVGQHQMWAAQFIKYERPHAWLNSGGAGTMGYAVPAAMGAKVGEPDRVVWAIDGDGCFQMTNQELATCAINKIPIKVAIINNSSLGMVRQWQTLFYEGRYSNTDLNTGHETARIPDFVKLADAYGCASFRCERDEDIDATIQKALEINDRPVVIDFVVSPDSMVWPMVPSGVSNDQIQVARNMTPEWEEED; from the coding sequence CGAACAACGTTGTACCCCCAACGGTGATGACCGGCTCAGAAGCTATTGTCCGTTCGCTCGAAGAACTCGGCGTGGACGATATTTTTGGTTTGCCCGGTGGCGCGATCCTGCCTACCTATGACCCCTTGATGGCCTCCAGTATGAATCACGTTCTGGTCCGTCACGAACAGGGAGCCGGCCACGCCGCGGAAGGCTACGCCATGGTCACCGGGCGGGTGGGGGTTTGCATTGCCACCTCCGGCCCCGGTGCCACCAACCTCGTTACCGCCATCATGGATGCCCACATGGACTCCGTGCCGCTGGTGGCCATCACCGGCCAGGTGTCCAGCGGTGTGATCGGCACCGACGCCTTCCAGGAAGCCGACATTGTTGGCATCACCATGCCGATCACGAAGCACTCGTTCCTGGTGACCGACCCCAACGACATCCCGCACGTCATGGCCGAAGCCTTCCACCTGGCCTCCACGGGACGTCCCGGTCCGGTGCTGGTGGACGTGGCCAAGGATGCCCAGCAGGGCCAGATGACATTCTCCTGGCCGCCGAAGATTGACCTCCCGGGCTACCGGCCGGTCATCCGCGGGCACAACAAGCAGGTCCGCGAAGCGGCCAAGCTGATTGCTGCTGCCAGCAAGCCGGTCCTGTACGTGGGCGGCGGTGTGGTCAAGGCCCACGCGTCAGCAGAACTCCGCGCCCTGGCTGAACTGACGGGCGCTCCGGTTGTCACCACGCTGATGGCCCGCGGCGTCTTCCCGGACTCCCATCCGCAGCACGTGGGCATGCCGGGCATGCACGGCGCGGTGTCCGCCGTGACAGCCCTGCAGCAGTCGGACCTCCTCATCACCCTCGGGGCACGGTTTGATGACCGCGTAACCGGTGTGCTGAAGACGTTCGCGCCCCATGCCAAGGTGATCCACGCCGACATCGATCCCGCGGAGATCTCGAAGAACCGCGCGGCCGACGTTCCGATTGTGGGTTCGGTCAAGGAAATCATCCCCGAACTCACCGAAGCCCTCCGTTCCCAGTTCGAAGCGGCAGGAACCCCTGACCTCACCACCTGGTGGGCTTTCCTGAACAACCTCAAGGAAACGTACCCGCTGGGCTGGACCGAACCGGATGACGGACTCACGGCCCCCCAGCGCGTCATCGAACGCATCGGCGCGCTGACCGGCCCGGAAGGGATTTACGTCGCCGGTGTGGGCCAGCACCAGATGTGGGCGGCCCAGTTCATCAAGTACGAGCGCCCGCACGCCTGGCTGAACTCCGGCGGCGCAGGCACTATGGGTTACGCCGTACCGGCTGCCATGGGCGCCAAGGTGGGGGAGCCGGACCGGGTGGTCTGGGCGATCGACGGCGACGGCTGCTTCCAGATGACCAACCAGGAACTGGCCACCTGTGCCATCAACAAGATCCCCATCAAGGTTGCCATCATCAACAACTCCTCACTGGGCATGGTCCGTCAGTGGCAGACGCTCTTCTATGAGGGCCGCTACTCGAACACGGACCTCAACACCGGCCATGAGACGGCCCGGATCCCGGACTTCGTCAAGCTGGCGGACGCCTACGGCTGCGCCTCATTCCGCTGTGAACGGGACGAGGATATCGATGCAACCATTCAGAAGGCACTGGAAATCAATGACCGTCCCGTGGTCATCGACTTTGTGGTGAGCCCCGATTCGATGGTGTGGCCGATGGTCCCCTCCGGAGTGAGTAACGACCAGATCCAGGTTGCCCGCAATATGACCCCGGAATGGGAAGAGGAGGACTGA